The following are from one region of the Methylophilus sp. DW102 genome:
- the ffh gene encoding signal recognition particle protein encodes MLENLTGRLQGVIKNLRGQARLTEDNIADAMREVRMALLEADVALPVVKDFIARVKERANGRDVLQSLTPGQAVIEVVNEELTELMGKANVGLNLAAVPPVVILMAGLQGAGKTTTSGKLAKLLKEQKKKVLLASADVYRPAAITQLQTLAKQLEIDCFDSNPQQEPLDIAAQVMDQAKKNYYDVVIFDTAGRLAIDEAMMAEIKDLHAYLKPTETLFVVDAMQGQDAVNTAKAFGETLPLTGVIVTKLDGDARGGAALSVRHVTGKPIKFIGVSEKVDGLEPFHPDRMAGRILGMGDVLSLIEEAHKKVDMAEAQKVADKIKSGAKFDLEDFKAQMLQMRKMGGMASLMDKMPSQISGMAQKINTDDVDKSMRRIEGIINSMTPEERRKPELIKATRKKRIAAGSGVQVQDVNRLLNQFEETQKMMKMFSKGGMAKLMRGMGGMMGGKFPGM; translated from the coding sequence ATGCTGGAAAACCTGACCGGCCGTTTGCAGGGCGTGATTAAAAACCTGCGCGGCCAAGCCCGATTGACTGAAGACAATATTGCTGATGCCATGCGCGAAGTCCGCATGGCCCTGCTGGAGGCCGACGTGGCCCTGCCAGTAGTTAAAGACTTTATTGCCCGCGTGAAAGAGCGTGCTAATGGCCGCGACGTATTGCAAAGCCTCACCCCCGGCCAGGCCGTGATTGAGGTGGTAAATGAAGAACTCACCGAGCTCATGGGTAAAGCCAACGTCGGCCTTAACCTGGCCGCTGTGCCGCCTGTGGTGATTTTGATGGCAGGTTTGCAGGGGGCAGGTAAAACCACCACCTCAGGCAAGCTGGCCAAGCTGCTCAAAGAGCAAAAGAAGAAAGTCCTGCTGGCCAGCGCCGACGTTTACCGCCCTGCGGCGATTACCCAGCTGCAAACGCTGGCCAAACAGCTCGAGATCGACTGCTTTGATTCCAACCCACAGCAAGAGCCGCTGGACATTGCTGCGCAGGTCATGGATCAAGCCAAAAAGAATTACTACGATGTGGTGATTTTTGATACGGCCGGTCGTTTAGCCATTGATGAAGCCATGATGGCCGAAATCAAAGACCTGCATGCCTACCTCAAGCCCACTGAGACCTTGTTTGTGGTCGACGCCATGCAAGGCCAGGATGCCGTCAACACCGCCAAAGCGTTTGGCGAAACACTGCCACTCACCGGTGTCATCGTCACCAAGCTGGACGGCGATGCACGCGGCGGTGCTGCGCTCTCGGTGCGTCACGTCACCGGCAAGCCGATCAAGTTTATCGGTGTGAGTGAAAAAGTGGATGGCCTGGAGCCATTCCATCCAGACCGCATGGCGGGCCGTATCTTGGGCATGGGCGACGTCTTAAGCCTGATTGAAGAAGCGCATAAAAAGGTCGACATGGCCGAGGCGCAAAAAGTCGCCGACAAAATCAAGTCTGGCGCCAAGTTTGACCTCGAAGACTTTAAAGCGCAAATGCTGCAAATGCGCAAAATGGGCGGCATGGCCTCACTCATGGACAAAATGCCCAGCCAGATTTCCGGCATGGCGCAAAAAATCAACACCGACGACGTGGATAAATCCATGCGCCGCATCGAAGGCATCATTAATAGCATGACGCCAGAAGAGCGCCGCAAACCCGAGCTGATAAAAGCCACGCGCAAAAAACGGATCGCCGCCGGTAGCGGTGTGCAAGTGCAAGACGTCAACCGCTTGCTCAATCAATTTGAAGAAACGCAAAAGATGATGAAGATGTTCAGCAAAGGCGGCATGGCCAAGCTGATGCGGGGCATGGGCGGCATGATGGGCGGAAAATTCCCCGGAATGTAA
- the ccsA gene encoding cytochrome c biogenesis protein CcsA produces MPSMTQHLLPYLIVAFVYMAVALDYWRIAKQGKPVDENAFPFQLHGAMVALGLVMHGGLLYRDMFAIGSVNLGVYYALSAILWLTVLIYWVADLKHSLHSLQAFVLPPAALCVLMPGFAVTDYYVDTHGFTLFNLHILIAILAYSLFTFAALHACLMRMAERALHQKNSWLALQGFPPLLVLDALLFKVLHVGFVLLTITLISGMLFSEEIFGKPLQFNHKTVFSIASWMIYAWLLFGRFKYGWRGKVATRWTLVGFVLLLLAYIGSRFVLHVVLGR; encoded by the coding sequence ATGCCAAGCATGACTCAACACCTGCTCCCTTACCTGATTGTCGCGTTTGTCTATATGGCGGTGGCGCTCGATTACTGGCGCATTGCCAAACAGGGCAAACCGGTCGATGAAAATGCTTTTCCGTTTCAACTGCACGGCGCGATGGTGGCGCTGGGGCTGGTCATGCATGGCGGCCTGCTCTACCGGGATATGTTTGCTATCGGCTCAGTCAATTTGGGGGTGTATTACGCGCTGTCGGCGATTTTATGGCTGACGGTGTTGATTTACTGGGTGGCCGATTTAAAACATTCATTACACAGCTTGCAGGCCTTCGTCTTGCCGCCTGCCGCGCTTTGCGTGCTGATGCCAGGCTTTGCGGTGACAGACTATTATGTGGATACCCACGGCTTCACCCTGTTTAACCTGCATATCCTGATCGCCATACTGGCTTACAGCCTGTTTACCTTTGCGGCGCTGCATGCGTGCCTGATGCGCATGGCCGAGCGCGCCTTGCACCAAAAAAACAGCTGGCTGGCGCTGCAAGGCTTTCCACCGTTACTGGTGCTGGATGCGCTGCTGTTTAAAGTGTTGCACGTGGGTTTTGTCTTGCTGACGATTACCTTGATCAGCGGTATGTTGTTCAGCGAAGAAATTTTTGGCAAACCCTTGCAGTTCAACCACAAAACCGTGTTTTCGATTGCTTCATGGATGATCTACGCCTGGCTGCTGTTTGGGCGCTTTAAATATGGCTGGCGGGGCAAAGTCGCCACGCGCTGGACGCTGGTGGGCTTTGTGTTACTGCTGCTGGCGTATATAGGTAGCCGTTTTGTGTTACACGTGGTGCTGGGGCGCTAA
- a CDS encoding HAD family hydrolase, with translation MKQNLALFDLDNTLLAGDSDYNWSVFLISEGLLDGAQHKARNEQFYEDYKNGCLDIYAFLKFQLQPLSQHPKAFLDELHKKYMTNVIRPMMTQKAQNLVNQHKANGDLCMIITATNSFVTKPIATAYGIEHLIGTDPEMVDGQYTGGVSGTPSFQQGKVTRLNEWLAARGQRLADFEKSYFYSDSHNDLPLMKLVTNPVAVDADPTLTAYAQDQGWPIISLRN, from the coding sequence ATGAAACAAAACCTGGCCTTATTTGACTTGGACAACACCCTGCTGGCAGGGGATAGCGACTATAACTGGAGCGTGTTTTTGATTAGTGAAGGCCTGCTGGATGGCGCACAACACAAGGCGCGCAACGAGCAGTTTTACGAAGACTATAAAAACGGCTGTCTGGATATTTATGCTTTTCTCAAGTTCCAGTTGCAGCCTTTGTCGCAACATCCCAAAGCGTTTCTGGATGAGCTGCACAAAAAATATATGACCAACGTCATCCGCCCGATGATGACGCAAAAAGCACAAAACCTGGTCAACCAGCACAAAGCCAACGGTGATTTGTGCATGATCATTACCGCGACTAACAGTTTTGTCACCAAGCCGATTGCCACCGCATACGGCATCGAGCATCTTATTGGCACCGATCCTGAAATGGTGGATGGGCAATATACTGGTGGCGTCAGTGGCACGCCCAGCTTTCAGCAAGGCAAGGTGACGCGTCTGAACGAGTGGCTGGCTGCACGTGGTCAGCGCTTGGCCGATTTTGAGAAAAGCTATTTTTACAGTGATTCACACAACGATTTGCCACTCATGAAACTGGTGACCAATCCGGTCGCTGTGGATGCGGACCCTACGCTTACCGCCTACGCGCAAGACCAAGGCTGGCCTATCATCAGTCTGCGAAACTAA
- the yedA gene encoding drug/metabolite exporter YedA: MTQKNHWLLVIIALSCTYLIWGSTYLAIKYAIESFPPFVMVGLRFTIAGSLLYVTLRLLGHAAPTRLQWRGAALVGLLLPVLGNGTVSQVQLHVSSSVAALAIATAPIWMAIFSSLWGHKISRREWLGIAIGLIGILLLNTRGSLQGDWVSACLLMFAAACWSLGSVWGKHLSMPSGLMGAASQMLCGGIIAFLFSIAFGEHMPAQVSPRAWGGLGFMIVPGSIIAFSAYHWLLHHVRPLVASSNTFVNPVVAFVVGVWFADEQIYLMEYISLAVILVGVFLVLTATKEAVPDEQIV; this comes from the coding sequence ATGACACAAAAAAATCATTGGTTGCTGGTGATCATTGCGCTGTCTTGCACCTATCTTATCTGGGGCTCCACTTATCTCGCGATTAAGTATGCGATTGAGAGTTTTCCACCCTTTGTGATGGTGGGGCTGCGTTTTACCATTGCGGGAAGCCTGTTGTATGTCACTTTGCGCTTGCTTGGGCATGCGGCCCCCACACGGTTGCAGTGGCGTGGTGCGGCTTTGGTCGGCCTGCTGTTGCCCGTGCTCGGCAATGGGACGGTGTCACAGGTGCAACTGCATGTCTCCTCCAGCGTTGCGGCCTTGGCGATTGCGACTGCGCCCATCTGGATGGCGATTTTCTCCAGCCTGTGGGGGCACAAAATCAGCCGCCGCGAATGGTTGGGCATTGCGATTGGTCTGATTGGGATTTTGTTGCTGAATACCCGTGGCAGCCTGCAAGGCGACTGGGTCAGTGCCTGCTTGCTGATGTTTGCAGCCGCATGCTGGTCATTGGGATCGGTCTGGGGCAAACATTTGTCTATGCCTTCCGGGCTCATGGGTGCCGCTAGCCAGATGTTGTGTGGCGGGATCATTGCGTTTTTATTCAGTATCGCCTTTGGCGAGCATATGCCTGCGCAGGTGTCGCCCCGGGCATGGGGGGGCCTGGGCTTTATGATCGTGCCTGGGTCTATTATTGCTTTTTCTGCCTACCATTGGTTATTACATCATGTGCGTCCCCTGGTCGCCAGTAGCAACACCTTTGTCAATCCGGTGGTCGCCTTTGTCGTCGGCGTCTGGTTTGCCGACGAACAGATATACCTCATGGAATATATTTCGCTGGCCGTGATTCTGGTCGGCGTCTTTTTAGTGCTGACGGCAACCAAAGAAGCCGTGCCCGATGAACAGATTGTTTAA